The sequence AGGCCTGCGAGTTTGACTACTCGGGGACCCAGGCCTGCAAAGCGCTGAGGGAAGAAGGTTATAATGTGGTGCTGGTAAATTCCAATCCGGCCACGATAATGACCGACCCCAAGATAGCCGATGCCACATATATCGAGCCTCTCAATGCCGAACATCTGGAAAAAATAATAAAAAAAGAAAGGCCTGACGCGCTTTTGCCTAACCTTGGCGGACAGACAGGGCTTAACCTGTCCTCGGAACTTCACAAAAAAGGCATCCTGGCCAAATACGGGGTCGAGCTCATCGGGGTAAAAGCCGATGCCATAGAAAGAGGCGAAGACAGAAAGGCCTTTAAGGAATCAATGCACAAACTCGGCATAGAAATGCCCAAGAGCGAGCTGGCCTACAGCGTAAAAGAGGCCGAAGAGATCGCAAAAAAGATAGGTTTTCCTTTGATACTGAGGCCAGCCTACACAATGGGAGGCACCGGAGGAGGAGCGGTCTATAATATAGAAGAATTGAGGACAGTAGCCGCCAGGGGTCTTTCGTCAAGCCCGATAGGCCAGATACTGGTGGAAGAGTCTGTTCTTGGCTGGGACGAGCTTGAACTTGAGGTGGTGCGGGATGCAAAAGGCAACAAAATAACCGTCTGTTTTATCGAGAACATAGACCCTATGGGTGTGCACACCGGCGACAGTTTTTGCGCCGCTCCAATGCTGACCGTGCCCGAAGAGACCCAGAAAAGACTTCAGGAAATGTCCTATAAAGTGGTCGATGAGATCGAGGTGCTGGGAGGCTGCAATGTCCAGTTCGGCCACGATAGAAAGTCCGGCAGGATCGTCATAATAGAGATAAACCCAAGGACCTCAAGGTCCTCCGCCCTGGCGTCAAAGGCGACCGGATTCCCTATCGCAAGGATCTCCACCAAATTGGCGGTAGGCATTACTCTTGACGAACTGCCCTACTGGAAAGAAGGCACTCTGGACAAATACAAGCCGGGCGGCGACTATGTGGTGATAAAGTTCGCCAGATGGGCTTTTGAAAAGTTCACGGAGGCCGAGGACAAACTGGGGACACAGATGCAGGCCGTGGGCGAAGTGATGAGCATAGGCAAGAACTTTAAGGAGGCCGTGCAAAAGGCTATCAGGTCGCTCGAGATAAAGAGGTACGGGCTTGGGGTCCCCAAATTCGGGTCGCTGGACCTTGCGCAGCTTAAAGCAAGGATGGCAAACCCGTCCAGCGAGCGGGTGTTCTACATATATGAGGCGCTGAAGAAAGGAATGGGGGTAGAAGAATTGTGGCAGATGACCAGGATCAACAGATGGTTCCTGGAACAGATGAAGGAACTTGCGGAGTTCGAAGCAAAAATTAGTTCATATAAAGGCGCCTTGGTACCTAAGGAGCTTTTTCTTAAGGCAAAGGAAGACGGGTTTTCCGACAAATATCTTTCGGAATTGACAAAAACCCCCGAGAAAGAGATCAGAAAGCAGAGACTTTCTTGGGGCAAAGCGGAACAGTTTGAACCCGTCCCCGTGAGCGGAGCAAGCGCAGCCTATTATTATTCAACCTACAACGGCAAGGACAATGTTCCGGTCTCGAACAATAGAAAGATCATGATACTCGGCGGAGGCCCCAACAGGATCGGCCAGGGCATAGAATTTGATTACACCTGCGTGCATGCCGCTTTTGCCCTAAGGGAAGCCGGCATAGAATCGATAATGGTCAACTGCAACCCCGAAACGGTCTCGACCGACTACGATACTTCGGACAAACTCTATTTTGAACCCCTGACGGTGGAAGATGTCCTTAGCATTTATGAAAAAGAAAAGCCGGAGGGCGTAATCGTACAGTTTGGCGGACAAACACCGCTGAACATAGCAAAGGACCTGGTGGATGCGGGAGTCAAACTGCTTGGCACCAGCTGGGAAAGCATACACACCGCCGAGGACAGGGAAAAGTTCAAGCACATCATACAGAAGCTCGGGATACCTCAGCCCGAGAGCCATACCGCGCTGTCCGAAAAGGAGGCCGTCGAAAAAGCAGGAAAGATAGGCTATCCCCTCATGGTAAGGCCGTCATTTGTACTCGGCGGAAGAGGCATGAGGATAGTTTATGACGAAAAAATGCTGATCGATTATGTAAAAACCGCAATAGAAATAACCCCCGAGTTCCCGATGCTTATCGACAAATTCCTGGAACAGGCGCTTGAAGTGGAAGTGGATGCCATCTCCGACGGACAGGATGTTTATCTGCCTGCCGTGATGGAGCACATAGAACTGGCGGGGATACACTCTGGCGACAGCGCCTGCGTGGTGCCGTCAAGGAGCATAAGCAAGGAACACCTTGCGGTCATAGAGGACTATTCAAGACGCATCGCAAAAGAATTGAAGGTCGTTGGGCTCATGAACATCCAGTATGCCATAGCCGACGGAAAAGTATATATCCTGGAGGCCAACCCCAGGGCTTCAAGGACAGTTCCTCTGGTAAGCAAGGTTATGGATATCCAAATGGCAAGGATAGCAACACAGATAATGCTCGGCAAAAAACTCAAAGACTTGATCCCCTCTTCAAAGAGGACCGTGTCTCATCTGGGCGTAAAGGAAGCGGTCTTTCCGTTCTACGCTTTTCCCGCTGTAGACCCTGTGCTCGGCCCTGAGATGAAAGCCACCGGAGAGGTTCTCGGCATGGCGAGGTCTTTTGGGCTTGCCTACTATAAATCGCAGGAAGCCGCAGGCCAAAAACTGCCGTCAAAAGGCTCCGTCTTTATCTCCGTCATTGACAGGGAAAAACCTCTCATACTGGAAACCGCAAAAAAGCTTTCAAAACTTGGTTTTATCATCAAGGCCACAAAAGGCTCAAAAGAGTATTTTGAAAAGAACAACATCAGAACCGAACTTGCAGTTAAACTTCACGAAGGCCGGCCCAACATAGCGGACGATATAGCCAACGGCAAAATTGATCTGATAATAAACACCCCTGTCGGGCGCGAAGGCAAATACGACGACAGCTACATCCGCAAAGCAGCGATCAAATATAAGATACCTTACATCACCACCATAGCGGCCGCAAATGCCGCCGCCGAAGGGATAGAAGCAATAAAAACAGGCGGCATTGAAATAAGATCCCTGCAGGAATACCACAAAAACAAAGATCAATGAATGAAAGACTGGATAAAATAAAGGACCATTTTGACGCAGAAGCAGGCATCTTTGACTCACATGTGATCAGGGTCGTACCCTATTACCTTCAAATGCTTGATGCTCTGATAAGCAACATAACCTTTACAAATGAGCGGGCTTTCTCCGCGATCGATATGGGCTGCGGCACTGGGGCTCTTACATATCTCTTAAAAAAGAAGTTCCCCAAAGCAAGCGTGTCCTGCGTTGATTTTTCGCTAAAGATGCTTGATATGGCAAAACAAAAGCTGAGGGGTCTTGAACACATAGCTTTTGAACAGGCCGATATATCAGGTTATAATTTCAAAGATAATGTTGATGCGGTCATATCCTCTCTTGCGCTGCATCATCTTGGAACGGACAGGGATAAACTGGCATTTCAGAAAAGATCGTTCGCCGCGCTGAACAGCGGCGGCGTTTTCATTAACGCCGATATAATCCTGGCATCGGACGACGATCGGCAGCAGGTTTGCCTGGACAAATGGAGAAAGTTCAAAAGCAAAAACCTTACAGAGGATCAGATAACGGACAATATCCACAAGTACGAAGCGGAAGACCGTCCCGCGGTCCTGATGAGCGAAATAGAGAACCTAAAAACTGCAGGTTTTACAAAAGTCGAGGTCTTTTGGCGCTATTATAACTTTGCGGTGTACGGGGGCGTTAAGCCCTGACCTGCTTCCTGCCCTCTTCTAAAAAGCCTTGCCGAAAGAAAATGAAACGGAATTCTGGTTATTGATCTCGTTGGTCTCGTTTATCTTGTTGTCATAGTCCGCCGTCATCTTAAAAACAACATTCTTTTTTGAAGTGACCTTGTACACTGCCTCCCCCACATAGGTGGCACCCGGCGAAAGCGACGGGACCGAAGGGGTGCTGTGCACTCTGTTCTTGTCAGACTTTATGCTCAGCTTTGCCAGCGAGGCCGGAGCAGCGGCTTTGCCGATGTTCTTTACTTCGTAGATTATCTTTACCTCTCCCGTCTTTGCTGTTTTTGAGCTGTCCACTCTCAGTTTTGATACTGTAAGATCAGGCTTTTTGGCAACGGCAGAAAACACGCTCCCTGTGACAAGCGCCAACACAAGAAGACTAAGCAGCGGTTTTAGCTTCATTTGATCCTCCCATGGAAAAGATTATACCATACGTCCGGGCGCACATTGTATTTATTCCGGACGGAATATATAATCAACTAGGCGGAAAAATAATTGAAACTCATCTTAAAAGCCTTGCTGGTCCTGTTCCTTGTATCCGCAACATCTTTGACAGCAGCCTTTTATCTGGCGGTCAATTATGTCATTCCTTCTATCCTGGCGCCCCGGCTTGTTTCCTCTATTAACAGAACTTTTAAAGGAGCAGCCTCTCTTAGTGTGGGCAGGGTCGCTTTTAACTTTCAAAAAGGCCTTTTCCTTGAGGAGGTTGAGTTGACAGCAGGCTCCGCACGGCTCTTCAGTGTAAAAGAGGTCGACATAGCTCTTGACCTCAATGCTCTGATAAAAAGAGAACTGATAATTAAAGAAGTCCTGATCAAGGACACGGAATTGACCGTAGCCAGGAACAGCAAAGGCAACTGGAATTTTTCGCCCTTGCTGCGTTATTATGAGGCTTCGGATGCCGGAAAAGGGCCGGAACTCTCTTTCAAAACGATAAAATTCTCCGGTTCCATTATCCGCTTTGCCGACAATCTGCACAAGCATAACTCCATAGACCGCTCCTTTGTCAACGGAAAGGTAGTGATCGAAAATGTTGACAACGCGGTATATTTTGCCAAAATATCAGCAAATGACCCTGCAGCCTCACACGAGGCAGTGGAGCTGAAGCTCAAATATGATGCCAAGAAAAAAGCGATAGAAGGAAAGATAAAAGCCAACACCAAATATCTGGAAAGGTACTGGGCCTATTATCTTGACGACCTGTTCTTTCCGTGGCACCTTAAAGCAGGGGATGTAACTGTTGACGGCGGGTTTTCCCTGGCCAATGATACACTTACCCTTGACGCAAGATATACGGTCAAAAAGGGAGCCCTTCGCTACGGGACAATAGAAGTATTCTCTGATGCCGTGATAGATCAAAAGCTCAAGCTGGTAAAAGGCAATATCTCAAAAGACAGTAGTTCTCTTAATATCCGCCTAAAGAAAGCCGTTGTCCCGCTGGATGGCGACAAACTTACGGTCAATGACCTGACTTGTTCTGCGCAGGTAACAAACAAGGGGATCGTCTTCAAAAAGATCCACGGAAGAGCGGGGCCAAAGGCGTTCATTCTTTCCGGCAGATATACATTTGATCATCCCAGAAACATCTATCTTATGGGCAAATACGGTGATGCTTACGGAATGCTCGGGATAAGGCTCTTCTCGCTTAACACCGCAGAAGCCTTTGTCAAAGGAAAGACCAAGGGAGCCGCATTTGAGATACATGGGTATATCCCCGACATCAAAGAGCTTCTTGTCGACATTAAAATGAAAGCCCTGCTTTCTCTTCCGGTATCAAGCGAGACCGTTAACGCAAGCATACAGATAGGAGATTACGATATAAATGTCCGGGTGGATTTTTCGGCCTCCCTGAAAGGTTATCTTAAAAAAACATCTACCTTGAACGGAGATGCCGATGTCAAAGTCGCATATCTGTCGGCACTTAGCCCGGATACCGGGACTTTTAATTTTAAGATGACCGTAGTGGACGGTATGTTCGAAGGCACTTTGCCAAAGACACCTTTCTACGGCGGATCAATATATGGGCTGGCCAGGACTGACATAAAAAAATGGGGGGTCGAGACACATATAGATAATTTTGATCTTTCAGACTTTTCAAGGATCTCGCCAAAATACAAGAACCTAAAAGGCAAATTTGACGGCAGCGTCGTCTGCGTTGCCGACTGGAATGACCATAAGACCGCAAGGGGCGGCGGATATGTGGATCTTAGAAAAGCCAACCTTCAGAATGTGCCCATCTTTTCAAATGCCGAAGCAGGAGTAGCAAGTCTTGAAGCCGGTTTTACGATGCCGGAAATAGAAAGCATAATCGGCAATTTTGAAATAAAGGACGAAAAGATCACCCTGCAGAACATGCTGTGCAAGGCGTATAAACTTAGCTTATACCTTGCCGGATCCATCGACTTTGACATGGATACGCATGTCACAGCGGGAGTAAAGTTCATTGCCGGCTTCTGGAAGACCTTGCGACAGGTGTTCATTCCCGTTACGATCCCGTTTGACATCGCCGCAAGTTCTGTAAAGATCAGCATCAGCGGAAAATATCCCGACCTTAAACAGACCACATCCATTCAGGAAATGCAGTGGATGAACAGCTTCTTTGATGCGCAATCCGGGCCTGATCCGCAAAGATATAAGCTGGATGATTACTGGCTCCCTCATGATTTTTCTGAGTCAAACAGATAATGAAGTTTTTCGCGGAGCAGTTTCTTGTCCGGCAATTTTAATGAATATTCGGAAACCATGGCTGGAGAAAGAAAACGGTTTAGCGCATATTCCACAACTTCTGAATCCTTTCCTTTGCACAGCAAAATGCCTATGCTTGGATTTTCATGCGGCTTTTTAACATCCCTATCGAGAGCTTCCAGATAAAAATTAAGTTTGCCAAGGTGTTCCGGCTTGAAGTCCGTTATTTT comes from Candidatus Margulisiibacteriota bacterium and encodes:
- the carB gene encoding carbamoyl-phosphate synthase large subunit — its product is MPRRTDIKKVLVIGSGPIIIGQACEFDYSGTQACKALREEGYNVVLVNSNPATIMTDPKIADATYIEPLNAEHLEKIIKKERPDALLPNLGGQTGLNLSSELHKKGILAKYGVELIGVKADAIERGEDRKAFKESMHKLGIEMPKSELAYSVKEAEEIAKKIGFPLILRPAYTMGGTGGGAVYNIEELRTVAARGLSSSPIGQILVEESVLGWDELELEVVRDAKGNKITVCFIENIDPMGVHTGDSFCAAPMLTVPEETQKRLQEMSYKVVDEIEVLGGCNVQFGHDRKSGRIVIIEINPRTSRSSALASKATGFPIARISTKLAVGITLDELPYWKEGTLDKYKPGGDYVVIKFARWAFEKFTEAEDKLGTQMQAVGEVMSIGKNFKEAVQKAIRSLEIKRYGLGVPKFGSLDLAQLKARMANPSSERVFYIYEALKKGMGVEELWQMTRINRWFLEQMKELAEFEAKISSYKGALVPKELFLKAKEDGFSDKYLSELTKTPEKEIRKQRLSWGKAEQFEPVPVSGASAAYYYSTYNGKDNVPVSNNRKIMILGGGPNRIGQGIEFDYTCVHAAFALREAGIESIMVNCNPETVSTDYDTSDKLYFEPLTVEDVLSIYEKEKPEGVIVQFGGQTPLNIAKDLVDAGVKLLGTSWESIHTAEDREKFKHIIQKLGIPQPESHTALSEKEAVEKAGKIGYPLMVRPSFVLGGRGMRIVYDEKMLIDYVKTAIEITPEFPMLIDKFLEQALEVEVDAISDGQDVYLPAVMEHIELAGIHSGDSACVVPSRSISKEHLAVIEDYSRRIAKELKVVGLMNIQYAIADGKVYILEANPRASRTVPLVSKVMDIQMARIATQIMLGKKLKDLIPSSKRTVSHLGVKEAVFPFYAFPAVDPVLGPEMKATGEVLGMARSFGLAYYKSQEAAGQKLPSKGSVFISVIDREKPLILETAKKLSKLGFIIKATKGSKEYFEKNNIRTELAVKLHEGRPNIADDIANGKIDLIINTPVGREGKYDDSYIRKAAIKYKIPYITTIAAANAAAEGIEAIKTGGIEIRSLQEYHKNKDQ
- a CDS encoding class I SAM-dependent methyltransferase; translation: MNERLDKIKDHFDAEAGIFDSHVIRVVPYYLQMLDALISNITFTNERAFSAIDMGCGTGALTYLLKKKFPKASVSCVDFSLKMLDMAKQKLRGLEHIAFEQADISGYNFKDNVDAVISSLALHHLGTDRDKLAFQKRSFAALNSGGVFINADIILASDDDRQQVCLDKWRKFKSKNLTEDQITDNIHKYEAEDRPAVLMSEIENLKTAGFTKVEVFWRYYNFAVYGGVKP
- a CDS encoding CARDB domain-containing protein, which translates into the protein MKLKPLLSLLVLALVTGSVFSAVAKKPDLTVSKLRVDSSKTAKTGEVKIIYEVKNIGKAAAPASLAKLSIKSDKNRVHSTPSVPSLSPGATYVGEAVYKVTSKKNVVFKMTADYDNKINETNEINNQNSVSFSFGKAF